Proteins from a single region of Sulfurovum riftiae:
- a CDS encoding TonB-dependent receptor: MKSTFLTLSLVTASALLTTTLYADEVELDPIVVGADFRDKNLSQVTNSVTVLGEEEIYDKATKSFVETITAAPNVNFTAGASKAKYIQIRGIGERSQFETPINPSVGIIQDGIDFSQNPLGITLFDVKQIEVLRGPQGTTFGANGMAGVIVVESNEPTKEPTGHFEATVGNYNTVAYGAAAGGTIIDDTLLGRISVYKNSSDGYMENSYLGRDDTNNIDEQTIKAALKWLVSENLTVDLNYIHADIDNGYDAFTLDNSWVSHADKPGKDTQLTDAFSLKSTYQINDAMHLITALSHSNTDSEYSYDEDWSYVGEFDDSLWPYDWFDEYLRTRKQTDFDMRMVSDESGKIFNGSTAWTVGVYYKDYSEDLTRNHFKDYYWETFTHTYDTTNKAIYGQIDSDLTEKLIFTLGLRAENWEVDYSDSNAFTENTDENLYGGKIGLTYKAEDTALYYATLSRGYKPGGVNADDTLPAKDRTFETETLWNLDVGVNSKYFNNALVNRLNFFYGKRNDQQLKAYIENDRSFTDYFDNAAKGTYYGLESELDYYPNESLHLYTKLGLLHAEFDEYTPEMTGRAPAQSPKYQYNVGFDYSFLENWRFKANVEGMGSYYFSNTHDQESDPYALLNSSFEYVYGDFGATLWGRNLTDTEYDVRGFYFGNDPSKFYEPELYTQKGTPRTFGLTLTYDF; this comes from the coding sequence ATGAAATCCACATTTTTAACACTTTCTTTAGTGACCGCTTCGGCACTTTTAACGACAACGCTTTACGCAGATGAGGTCGAGCTCGATCCTATCGTCGTAGGTGCAGACTTCAGGGACAAGAACCTTTCTCAGGTAACGAACAGTGTAACGGTTCTGGGGGAAGAAGAGATCTATGACAAAGCAACGAAATCGTTCGTAGAAACAATTACTGCGGCACCTAACGTAAACTTCACTGCCGGTGCATCCAAGGCAAAATATATTCAGATCAGAGGTATCGGTGAGAGAAGTCAGTTCGAAACACCGATCAACCCTTCTGTCGGCATCATTCAGGATGGCATAGATTTCTCCCAGAATCCGTTGGGCATTACGCTGTTCGATGTCAAGCAGATAGAAGTGCTTCGCGGTCCCCAGGGGACAACTTTCGGTGCCAATGGCATGGCCGGGGTGATCGTCGTAGAGAGCAATGAACCTACCAAGGAGCCTACCGGACACTTTGAAGCCACGGTTGGAAACTACAATACGGTAGCCTACGGTGCAGCTGCCGGAGGTACGATCATTGACGATACACTTCTGGGACGTATCTCTGTTTACAAGAACAGTAGTGACGGTTATATGGAGAACAGCTATCTGGGCCGTGATGATACGAACAATATTGACGAGCAGACGATCAAAGCGGCTCTGAAATGGTTGGTTTCAGAGAATCTAACAGTCGATTTGAACTATATCCATGCAGATATAGACAACGGATATGATGCCTTTACACTGGATAACTCATGGGTATCACATGCGGACAAGCCTGGTAAAGATACACAGTTGACAGATGCATTTTCTTTGAAGTCTACCTACCAGATCAATGATGCCATGCACCTGATCACCGCCTTGAGCCACAGCAATACCGATTCGGAATACAGCTATGATGAGGATTGGTCCTATGTCGGTGAATTCGATGATTCTCTATGGCCGTATGACTGGTTCGATGAGTACCTCAGAACCAGAAAGCAGACCGATTTTGATATGCGTATGGTATCGGATGAAAGCGGAAAGATCTTTAATGGCAGTACTGCATGGACTGTGGGTGTCTACTACAAAGACTACAGTGAAGACCTGACAAGGAATCATTTCAAAGATTACTACTGGGAAACATTTACACATACCTATGATACCACGAACAAGGCGATCTACGGTCAGATAGACAGTGACCTGACAGAAAAGCTCATCTTTACTCTGGGGCTGAGGGCCGAGAACTGGGAAGTGGATTACAGTGATTCCAATGCGTTCACGGAAAATACTGATGAAAATCTGTACGGCGGAAAGATCGGTTTGACCTATAAAGCAGAAGATACAGCACTTTACTATGCGACACTCTCCAGAGGCTATAAACCGGGGGGTGTCAATGCGGACGATACACTTCCTGCGAAAGACAGAACGTTTGAAACGGAGACTCTCTGGAATCTCGATGTGGGTGTGAATTCGAAATATTTCAACAATGCACTGGTCAACCGTCTCAACTTCTTTTACGGAAAAAGAAATGATCAGCAGCTCAAAGCTTATATAGAAAATGACAGAAGTTTCACAGACTATTTCGATAACGCGGCAAAGGGTACCTATTACGGTCTTGAATCCGAATTGGACTATTATCCGAATGAGAGCCTGCATCTCTACACCAAACTGGGATTGCTCCATGCCGAATTTGACGAGTACACACCTGAGATGACAGGACGTGCACCGGCACAATCGCCAAAATATCAGTATAATGTTGGATTCGACTACAGCTTTTTGGAGAACTGGAGATTCAAAGCGAATGTGGAAGGTATGGGGAGTTACTACTTCTCCAATACACATGATCAGGAGTCAGACCCGTATGCATTGCTGAACAGCAGTTTTGAGTATGTTTATGGGGATTTCGGAGCCACACTCTGGGGAAGAAACCTGACAGATACGGAGTATGATGTGCGCGGGTTCTATTTCGGTAATGACCCTTCCAAGTTTTATGAGCCTGAGCTCTATACACAAAAAGGGACACCAAGGACTTTTGGTCTGACGTTGACTTACGATTTTTAA
- the pnuC gene encoding nicotinamide riboside transporter PnuC produces MEMNWQGVIDAFSQMSGWEILAVILGISYVILAVKESQWAWPFAFFSTLIYTIIFWDGALVSSSVLNFYYMAMAIYGFILWKEDEHGETLHISQWHLKQHLLFIGAGLAGSIVLGYLSETYLGARFAYHDAFVMVFSGIATWMMAKKVLENWLYWMVIDSTAIVLYFKSGYLATIVLFTLYVILAFYGYASWRKAYDEARSL; encoded by the coding sequence ATGGAGATGAACTGGCAGGGTGTGATCGATGCATTTTCCCAAATGTCCGGATGGGAAATATTGGCGGTCATACTGGGAATCAGTTATGTCATCCTTGCTGTAAAAGAGTCACAATGGGCCTGGCCTTTCGCTTTTTTCTCTACACTGATCTATACGATCATTTTCTGGGACGGGGCGCTGGTCTCCTCGTCGGTCCTAAATTTCTACTATATGGCTATGGCCATTTACGGTTTTATACTCTGGAAAGAGGATGAACACGGAGAAACGCTTCACATCAGCCAATGGCATTTGAAACAGCATCTTCTTTTTATAGGTGCAGGGCTTGCAGGCAGTATTGTTTTGGGATATTTGTCCGAAACATATCTTGGGGCACGGTTTGCCTATCATGATGCGTTCGTAATGGTTTTCTCCGGTATTGCAACCTGGATGATGGCAAAGAAAGTATTGGAGAACTGGCTCTACTGGATGGTCATCGATTCCACTGCGATCGTACTCTATTTCAAATCAGGCTATCTGGCGACCATTGTACTCTTCACACTCTATGTGATACTGGCATTCTACGGTTATGCAAGCTGGCGCAAGGCATATGATGAAGCTCGATCTCTCTAA
- a CDS encoding choline/ethanolamine kinase family protein, with amino-acid sequence MKLDLSKYPLFQNATLTQPELLSRQGFSNENYTFTAENKKYLLRRFKLPDRDRELEYRVQSLAYENGLAAKPYILDLPNALMICEFLEGEHRDTLETEDIHAIVKVLKKTHALQIDSEPMQLETLFTTIDSRIEELFRAIAAFPQEHVLCHNDPNPKNMIFTASGLKLIDWEFAGINDRYFDLAAVCVEFDLSQRDTELFLDTYFEKEEWHQEKLDAYKTVYKELCKQWFKENT; translated from the coding sequence ATGAAGCTCGATCTCTCTAAGTATCCTCTTTTCCAAAATGCTACGCTAACGCAGCCTGAACTGCTTTCCAGGCAGGGATTTTCAAATGAAAACTACACCTTTACCGCTGAAAACAAAAAGTACCTTCTGCGCAGATTCAAACTTCCAGACCGTGATCGGGAGCTTGAGTACCGGGTACAGAGCCTGGCATATGAGAATGGGTTGGCAGCCAAACCCTATATTCTTGACCTTCCCAACGCATTGATGATCTGTGAATTCCTTGAAGGGGAGCATCGGGACACTCTGGAAACGGAAGATATCCATGCGATCGTCAAGGTACTCAAAAAAACCCATGCTCTGCAGATAGATAGTGAACCGATGCAGCTTGAAACGCTCTTTACAACGATAGACAGCAGGATCGAAGAGCTGTTCCGGGCCATAGCTGCGTTCCCCCAAGAGCATGTATTGTGCCACAATGATCCCAATCCCAAAAATATGATCTTCACAGCGTCCGGACTGAAACTGATAGATTGGGAGTTCGCAGGGATCAATGACAGGTATTTTGATCTGGCAGCAGTCTGTGTAGAGTTTGATCTGTCGCAGCGTGATACAGAACTGTTTTTAGATACATACTTTGAAAAAGAGGAGTGGCATCAGGAAAAACTGGATGCCTATAAGACAGTTTATAAGGAACTTTGCAAACAGTGGTTTAAAGAAAACACGTAG
- the glmS gene encoding glutamine--fructose-6-phosphate transaminase (isomerizing), with amino-acid sequence MCGIVGYIGPKEKKEILLDGLQELEYRGYDSAGIAVIEGEKLNNFKAIGKLENLREKTKSYQSEGFGISIGHTRWATHGKPTELNAHPHLGSYSYVVHNGIIENYQELKEELQKDGVSFLSQTDTETIVHLFEKFNNQIHNPFEAFEKTIEKLEGAYATLLITEAAPDTIFFAKNGSPMLIGFDGGEVYFASSDTPIIGKATEVYYLEDGEYGYVQNGEVHLFNTEGSKAFTKQPLTADKLSAQKDGYRFFMEKEIYEQSYVMSETIMGRVLADRIVLDELDDAFFEGINAIKICACGTSYHSALTSAYLFERIAKIRCDVEIASEFRYKEPLLSDDTLFITISQSGETADTLEALKMAKRAGLKSLSICNVDNSSIVRESDAAILTRAGIEKGVASTKAFATQTMVLWILALYMGQEKQSIPAEVLKNEIDAILHIPKALVVTDTLHAKLTRLSKRYLHGHGFFFIGRDIFFPLALEGALKLKEISYLHAEGYPAGEMKHGPIALADSDLFTVALMPKTMHYDKIKSNVEELSARDATILAISPEPFELADDFIQTQYASHPMLEFFEMMVVTQLLALEISVRLGNDVDMPRNLAKSVTVE; translated from the coding sequence ATGTGTGGAATCGTCGGATACATCGGACCCAAAGAGAAAAAAGAGATCCTTTTGGATGGACTGCAGGAGCTTGAGTACAGAGGCTACGACTCGGCGGGAATCGCTGTCATTGAAGGAGAGAAGCTTAACAATTTCAAAGCCATAGGCAAACTTGAGAACCTCAGGGAGAAGACCAAGTCCTACCAGAGTGAAGGTTTCGGTATCTCCATCGGCCATACACGCTGGGCCACACACGGCAAACCGACCGAACTCAATGCACACCCGCATTTGGGCAGCTACTCCTATGTGGTACATAACGGGATCATCGAGAATTACCAGGAACTCAAAGAGGAGCTGCAAAAAGACGGTGTCTCTTTCCTCAGCCAGACAGACACAGAGACCATCGTGCATCTTTTCGAGAAATTCAACAACCAGATACACAACCCTTTTGAAGCCTTTGAAAAGACCATTGAAAAACTTGAAGGTGCCTATGCCACACTGCTCATTACCGAAGCAGCTCCAGACACGATATTCTTTGCCAAGAACGGCTCTCCCATGCTTATCGGCTTTGACGGAGGAGAAGTCTATTTTGCCTCTTCCGACACACCGATCATCGGGAAGGCGACAGAGGTCTACTATCTTGAAGACGGCGAATACGGCTATGTCCAAAACGGAGAGGTACACCTCTTCAATACGGAAGGCTCCAAAGCTTTTACCAAACAGCCACTGACAGCAGACAAGCTTTCTGCACAGAAAGACGGCTACCGGTTCTTCATGGAGAAAGAGATCTATGAGCAGAGTTATGTCATGTCTGAGACCATTATGGGACGTGTACTGGCAGACAGGATCGTTCTGGACGAACTCGATGATGCATTTTTTGAAGGTATCAATGCCATCAAGATATGTGCCTGCGGAACCAGCTACCACTCTGCCCTGACCTCAGCCTACTTATTCGAACGCATCGCCAAAATACGCTGTGATGTGGAGATCGCTTCGGAGTTCAGATATAAAGAGCCTCTGTTGAGTGACGACACACTCTTCATTACCATCTCCCAGAGTGGTGAGACCGCCGATACTCTCGAAGCGTTAAAAATGGCAAAACGTGCCGGTCTGAAGAGTCTGAGTATCTGTAATGTGGACAACTCTTCCATCGTACGCGAGAGTGATGCTGCCATCCTGACACGCGCAGGCATAGAAAAAGGTGTTGCCAGCACCAAAGCTTTTGCAACCCAGACAATGGTACTCTGGATACTCGCCCTCTATATGGGGCAGGAGAAGCAGAGTATTCCGGCAGAAGTCTTAAAAAATGAGATCGATGCCATCCTCCATATACCCAAAGCACTGGTCGTGACAGACACACTGCATGCCAAACTGACTCGACTCTCCAAGCGCTATCTGCACGGTCATGGCTTTTTCTTTATAGGGAGGGATATCTTCTTCCCGCTTGCTCTTGAAGGAGCGCTCAAGCTTAAAGAGATTTCCTATCTTCATGCAGAAGGCTACCCGGCAGGAGAGATGAAACACGGGCCCATCGCACTGGCAGACAGCGATCTCTTCACTGTGGCACTGATGCCGAAGACCATGCATTATGACAAGATCAAATCCAATGTGGAAGAGCTCTCCGCCAGAGATGCGACCATCCTGGCCATCAGCCCTGAACCATTCGAACTGGCAGATGATTTCATACAGACACAGTATGCTTCACACCCTATGCTTGAATTCTTCGAGATGATGGTCGTTACACAGCTGCTTGCCCTGGAGATATCTGTACGCCTTGGGAATGATGTCGATATGCCGAGGAATCTTGCTAAGAGTGTTACCGTAGAGTGA
- a CDS encoding HD domain-containing protein: MDRVKAEIEELLYTNAPHFEIAKVLKADIKRYFDTLEETFATSGGKDFLVKHTKKIDTVLKLIYQVAHRDMFGNYAPLKNSVPLALVALGSYGREQLCVYSDIDLMLVYKDIPGYNIKEMIEKILYILWDTGLKLGHRVHTVEELYDVSKTDITIKTALIESRFIDGSHFIWTETENAISKIRHDKPETFIKLKLEEQAQKHRKYPLTMEPNLKEGVGGFRDANLVFWIGKVFYNVNSIRDLPADIVEEKEYPPFRIALEFLFRVRSALHLATHKKEDKLRLDLIPAIARLLGYPESKEGHMKFAKKVTESLKIIRLYSTIWLERLTKDHIEPIHDRRCIYPQKDDLNGLLRQLCDFASEPFYAHPTFLKQLLVSERPERPNDTLYRTIRTIFYQPHAYSILSALSYARLLKYVIPPIKKVVDLPQFDGYHQYAVDIHSLRSVYSLEKIEDPFIAALYANLDKDEKAMLKLVTFLHDAGKGRKRDHHLVGASLFKVFAGKLHIDPELIKIGEQLIRYHTLMSNVAQREDLYNEKVILAFASHFKTKKLLDMIYILTYADMNGVGKGVYTSFTARLIKTLYLRSIEALEHTIMIDEAAKRIKKEQSLKRDPEFLALSRTEQRKILQIPSDLLFLRYKPKRIIAIAKKAFETKDYEFLISNESHLVIEVIRTGSFNLGYFLSKLSAYDVVNMDICKLFDELKYFKIDFATRAEEDDIVFIEEILHRSFDNSQKSKMPAPIIKKNEIEIDCEHSKSYAMMKLHTNNQKGLLAYTINLFDEMGIDIVSAKIHTLKKRVRDLFLIEKNGNFCHNTDNIIEKLSREE, encoded by the coding sequence GTGGATAGAGTCAAAGCAGAGATCGAAGAGTTACTTTACACCAATGCCCCCCATTTTGAGATAGCCAAAGTTCTCAAAGCAGATATCAAACGCTACTTTGACACACTTGAAGAGACCTTTGCCACATCGGGAGGAAAGGATTTTCTTGTCAAGCATACCAAAAAGATCGATACCGTACTCAAACTGATCTACCAGGTCGCACACAGGGATATGTTCGGTAACTATGCCCCACTGAAAAACTCTGTTCCTCTGGCACTTGTCGCACTGGGCTCATATGGACGGGAGCAGCTCTGTGTCTACTCCGATATCGACCTGATGCTTGTCTATAAGGATATCCCCGGCTACAATATCAAGGAGATGATCGAGAAGATCCTCTACATTCTCTGGGATACCGGATTGAAACTGGGGCACAGAGTACACACAGTTGAAGAGCTTTATGATGTTTCAAAAACCGATATCACCATCAAAACGGCACTGATAGAATCACGTTTCATTGACGGCTCCCATTTTATCTGGACCGAGACAGAAAATGCCATCTCCAAAATACGCCATGACAAGCCGGAGACATTCATTAAACTCAAACTTGAAGAGCAGGCGCAGAAGCACCGGAAATATCCGCTTACAATGGAACCCAACCTCAAAGAGGGTGTAGGCGGGTTCAGGGATGCAAACCTGGTCTTCTGGATCGGAAAGGTCTTTTACAATGTCAACTCTATCCGGGACCTTCCTGCTGATATAGTGGAAGAGAAAGAGTACCCTCCCTTCCGGATCGCACTGGAATTCCTCTTCAGGGTACGTTCCGCCCTGCACCTGGCCACACACAAAAAAGAGGACAAACTGCGTCTAGACCTCATTCCGGCTATTGCAAGGCTGTTGGGGTATCCAGAGAGCAAAGAAGGGCATATGAAGTTTGCCAAGAAGGTGACAGAGAGCCTCAAGATCATCAGGCTCTACAGTACCATCTGGCTGGAAAGACTTACCAAGGACCATATTGAACCCATACATGACAGACGCTGTATCTACCCTCAAAAAGATGATCTCAACGGGCTTTTGAGACAGCTGTGTGATTTTGCCAGTGAACCGTTCTATGCACATCCGACCTTCCTGAAACAGCTGTTGGTCTCAGAGAGGCCCGAACGTCCGAACGACACACTTTACAGAACGATACGCACGATCTTCTATCAGCCGCATGCCTACTCCATTCTCAGTGCGCTCTCTTATGCCAGACTGTTGAAGTATGTGATCCCGCCTATCAAGAAAGTGGTCGATCTACCACAGTTCGACGGCTACCACCAGTATGCGGTAGACATTCACTCCCTGCGCTCTGTCTACTCTCTCGAAAAGATAGAGGATCCGTTCATTGCAGCACTGTATGCAAACCTTGATAAGGATGAAAAAGCGATGCTCAAGCTGGTTACCTTTTTGCATGATGCCGGCAAAGGACGCAAACGTGACCATCACCTTGTAGGCGCATCTCTTTTCAAGGTCTTTGCCGGTAAATTACACATCGATCCCGAACTGATTAAAATAGGTGAACAGCTCATCCGCTACCATACACTCATGAGCAATGTGGCACAGCGGGAAGACCTTTACAATGAAAAGGTGATCCTTGCATTTGCCTCCCACTTCAAGACAAAAAAACTGCTTGACATGATCTACATACTCACCTATGCCGATATGAACGGTGTGGGCAAAGGGGTCTATACCTCCTTTACTGCCAGACTGATCAAAACACTCTATCTGCGATCGATAGAGGCACTTGAGCATACCATCATGATCGATGAAGCAGCCAAACGGATCAAAAAAGAACAGAGCCTCAAAAGAGATCCGGAATTCCTTGCACTTAGCAGAACAGAGCAGCGGAAGATCCTGCAGATCCCTTCAGACCTGCTCTTTTTACGCTACAAACCAAAACGTATCATCGCTATTGCAAAAAAAGCATTTGAGACAAAAGATTACGAATTCCTCATAAGCAATGAAAGCCATCTTGTCATTGAGGTGATCAGGACCGGTTCGTTCAACCTGGGATATTTCCTCTCCAAACTCTCCGCCTACGATGTGGTCAATATGGATATCTGCAAACTCTTCGATGAGCTGAAGTATTTCAAGATCGATTTTGCTACCAGGGCAGAGGAAGATGACATCGTCTTCATTGAAGAAATTCTGCACCGCTCCTTTGACAACAGCCAAAAGAGCAAAATGCCTGCACCTATTATAAAAAAGAACGAGATCGAGATTGACTGTGAGCATTCAAAAAGCTATGCAATGATGAAACTGCATACCAATAACCAGAAAGGTCTTCTAGCTTATACCATCAACCTCTTTGATGAAATGGGTATCGACATCGTCTCGGCAAAGATCCATACCCTTAAAAAACGTGTCAGGGACCTCTTTCTCATCGAGAAAAATGGAAATTTCTGTCATAATACGGACAATATTATAGAAAAATTAAGTAGGGAAGAGTAA
- the mqnE gene encoding aminofutalosine synthase MqnE, with the protein MDLIQKVRNKERLTQEEGEALYDLDLYTLGELADEIRREKYGNKSYFNINRHINPTNVCADICKFCAYSASRKNPNQYTMSHNEILEIVRNSVANGAKEMHIVSAHNPNDGVEWYMGAFRKIREEFPDVHIKAMTAAEIDFLKREYGLSYDEVLDLMIESGVDSMPGGGAEIFDEVVREYLCKGKVTSDQWLEIHEKWHQRGRESNATMLFGHVETRAHRIDHMIRLRNLQDRTGGFNAFIPLVYQRDNNFLKVKAFPSGQEVLKTYAISRIMLDNIPHIKAYWVTASINLALIAQEFGADDLDGTIEKESIQSAAGAASAQGMNLHDFVSMIKNSGFQPVERDSLYNELKIY; encoded by the coding sequence ATGGATTTAATACAAAAGGTACGTAACAAAGAACGCCTTACACAAGAAGAAGGTGAAGCACTTTATGACCTCGATCTCTATACGCTTGGAGAGCTTGCAGATGAGATCCGCCGTGAAAAGTACGGGAACAAGAGTTATTTCAATATCAACCGCCATATCAATCCTACCAATGTCTGTGCGGATATCTGCAAATTCTGCGCCTACTCTGCCAGCCGTAAAAACCCCAACCAGTACACGATGAGCCATAACGAGATCTTGGAGATCGTCAGAAACTCCGTAGCCAATGGTGCCAAAGAGATGCATATCGTCTCCGCACACAATCCCAATGACGGAGTGGAGTGGTACATGGGCGCCTTCAGAAAGATTAGAGAGGAATTCCCTGATGTACATATCAAGGCGATGACCGCTGCCGAGATCGATTTTCTCAAAAGAGAGTATGGCCTTTCCTATGACGAAGTACTTGATCTGATGATAGAGAGCGGCGTGGATTCCATGCCCGGCGGCGGTGCCGAGATCTTCGATGAAGTGGTGAGAGAGTACCTCTGCAAAGGGAAGGTTACTTCGGACCAGTGGCTGGAGATCCATGAAAAATGGCACCAAAGAGGTAGAGAGAGCAATGCTACGATGCTCTTTGGCCATGTAGAGACACGGGCACACCGTATAGACCATATGATCCGTCTGAGAAATCTTCAGGACAGGACAGGCGGTTTCAATGCGTTTATTCCGCTGGTCTATCAGAGAGACAACAACTTTCTCAAGGTCAAAGCGTTTCCCTCCGGGCAGGAGGTCCTCAAGACCTATGCTATCTCACGTATCATGCTTGACAACATACCCCACATCAAGGCATACTGGGTGACCGCTTCCATCAACCTCGCACTCATTGCACAGGAGTTCGGTGCGGATGACCTGGACGGTACCATAGAGAAAGAGTCCATCCAATCCGCTGCCGGAGCCGCTTCGGCACAGGGTATGAACCTGCATGATTTCGTCTCCATGATCAAGAACTCCGGTTTTCAACCGGTGGAACGTGACAGTCTCTATAATGAACTGAAGATCTATTGA
- a CDS encoding anthranilate synthase component II: MVLMIDNYDSFTYNVVQYCRELGADLKVIRNDEMNIEEIKALNPEKIILSPGPSTPDDAGVTLDVIKEFADTTPIFGICLGHQSIAQAFGGEVIRAKHMMHGKTSQVEVDADTPIFNGLPEEFRATRYHSLTVNKENLPENIIATSHSKDDEEIMSLQIKDKPIYGVQFHPESIMSEYGHEMLDNFLKL; this comes from the coding sequence ATGGTATTAATGATAGACAACTATGACAGCTTTACCTATAATGTTGTTCAGTACTGCAGAGAACTTGGTGCAGACCTGAAGGTTATCCGTAACGATGAGATGAATATTGAGGAGATCAAAGCACTGAACCCGGAGAAGATCATTCTCTCTCCGGGGCCGTCCACACCGGATGATGCCGGCGTGACACTTGATGTCATCAAAGAATTTGCCGATACCACACCGATCTTCGGCATCTGTCTGGGACACCAGAGTATCGCACAGGCATTCGGCGGAGAGGTGATCCGTGCCAAACATATGATGCACGGAAAAACCTCACAGGTTGAGGTAGATGCCGATACACCGATCTTCAACGGCTTGCCTGAAGAGTTCCGGGCGACACGCTATCACTCTTTGACGGTCAATAAAGAGAATTTACCGGAAAATATCATTGCCACCTCTCACAGCAAGGATGATGAAGAGATCATGTCTCTACAGATAAAAGACAAACCCATCTACGGGGTGCAGTTCCATCCTGAGTCCATCATGAGCGAATACGGGCATGAGATGTTGGACAACTTTCTGAAACTCTAA
- a CDS encoding ATP citrate lyase citrate-binding domain-containing protein, translated as MAQKAIREYDGKAIFAKHWNEYFDGFHYGFKSVLVTSGDELRAKAKEHGFEWLNQEPLVAKPDMLFGKRGKNDLVLFRVEKPGDVTLEDAAKWIDEKQSHDVTLLSGEKGHLTHFIVEPFTPHTQEQEYYISATTVGEDDVLFMSAEGGMEVEEGWDEKVNEVHIPINMSDADMEKMVKSHIPTDIPDENKTAFASFAIQFFKFYRDMNFAYLEINPIVMLDGGEMAILDLVARLDDTAGFMMKDAWGDIEFPTAFGMEDMSDEEKAIAEADSKSGASLKLTILNPMGRIWTMVAGGGASVVYADTIADFAGVEDLANYGEYSGGPTTGETKFYAETIFDLMTRYDDPRGKVLIIGGAIANFTDVAKTFTGIIQAFEIYADKLKEHKTKIYVRRGGPNYEKGLKDIKEAADRLGLYIEVYGPETHVTDIVRMALEK; from the coding sequence ATGGCTCAAAAAGCGATTAGAGAGTACGATGGTAAAGCAATTTTTGCGAAACATTGGAATGAATATTTTGATGGTTTTCATTATGGATTCAAATCAGTATTGGTTACCAGTGGAGATGAACTGAGAGCAAAGGCAAAAGAACATGGTTTTGAATGGTTGAATCAGGAGCCGTTGGTTGCCAAGCCGGATATGCTGTTTGGTAAAAGAGGTAAGAACGATCTTGTATTGTTCCGTGTAGAAAAGCCGGGCGATGTGACACTGGAAGATGCTGCAAAGTGGATCGATGAGAAGCAGTCTCATGATGTGACACTTCTTTCCGGAGAGAAAGGTCATTTGACACACTTTATCGTAGAGCCGTTCACACCGCACACACAGGAGCAGGAGTACTATATCTCTGCAACAACTGTCGGTGAAGATGATGTACTTTTCATGTCAGCAGAAGGTGGTATGGAAGTTGAAGAGGGTTGGGACGAGAAGGTCAATGAAGTCCATATCCCTATCAATATGTCCGATGCAGATATGGAAAAAATGGTAAAATCACATATTCCTACGGATATTCCTGATGAGAACAAGACAGCATTCGCTTCATTTGCCATCCAGTTCTTCAAGTTCTACAGAGATATGAACTTCGCTTATCTTGAGATCAACCCGATCGTTATGCTCGACGGTGGTGAAATGGCGATCCTTGACCTGGTTGCAAGACTGGATGATACTGCCGGGTTCATGATGAAAGATGCTTGGGGTGACATCGAGTTCCCGACAGCATTCGGTATGGAAGACATGTCTGATGAAGAGAAAGCGATCGCTGAGGCGGACAGTAAGTCAGGTGCTTCACTCAAATTGACGATCCTTAACCCTATGGGACGTATCTGGACAATGGTAGCCGGTGGTGGTGCCTCTGTTGTATATGCAGATACAATTGCTGATTTTGCCGGTGTTGAAGACCTTGCAAACTATGGAGAGTATTCCGGTGGACCGACCACAGGTGAGACAAAATTCTATGCTGAGACCATCTTCGATCTTATGACAAGATACGATGATCCAAGAGGAAAAGTACTCATCATTGGTGGTGCAATCGCGAACTTTACGGATGTAGCGAAAACATTTACAGGGATCATCCAGGCATTCGAGATCTATGCAGACAAACTCAAAGAGCACAAGACAAAGATTTATGTAAGACGTGGTGGACCAAACTATGAAAAAGGGCTGAAAGATATCAAAGAAGCTGCTGACAGATTGGGTCTTTATATTGAAGTTTATGGGCCGGAAACACATGTCACTGACATTGTTAGAATGGCATTAGAGAAGTAA